A single window of Nicotiana sylvestris chromosome 5, ASM39365v2, whole genome shotgun sequence DNA harbors:
- the LOC104239579 gene encoding auxin-responsive protein SAUR76-like, producing the protein MARGGNKLTKLKSVLKKMQSFKVGRGINESLVLATNNSYSDEDSYSYDSHCSMKDQHTVYVGKSRRRYFVSSEVVYHPLFRELVERSGNSEDSIAVACEVVLFEHLLWMLENADPHQPESLDELVEFYSC; encoded by the coding sequence ATGGCTAGGGGAGGCAATAAGCTCACAAAGCTCAAATCAGTTTTGAAGAAAATGCAATCTTTCAAGGTAGGCCGCGGTATCAACGAGAGCCTTGTACTAGCCACCAATAATTCTTACTCTGACGAAGATTCATATTCCTATGATAGTCATTGCTCCATGAAAGACCAGCACACTGTCTACGTTGGCAAATCACGTCGCCGTTACTTTGTCAGCTCTGAGGTCGTCTACCATCCACTCTTCAGGGAACTTGTTGAAAGGTCAGGTAATTCAGAAGATTCAATCGCTGTTGCCTGTGAAGTTGTTCTCTTTGAACACTTGCTTTGGATGCTCGAAAATGCAGATCCTCACCAGCCAGAGTCCTTGGATGAACTTGTCGAATTTTACTCTTGCTGA